From one Diachasmimorpha longicaudata isolate KC_UGA_2023 chromosome 8, iyDiaLong2, whole genome shotgun sequence genomic stretch:
- the LOC135165429 gene encoding uncharacterized protein LOC135165429, with protein sequence MKNTIAQLCLFICCFQMHHVCITGCSRFVHGDGGNTIDIPDNGKVEGLHKSTWYKKVIWKEIVYGPVTASWNVEKFNSGWFSDSWDPVSSGKIDLCEPIGDEAGSWRVYIQELLGLRWGYSCPIKPGERPIEEEQLNGVTCTLMHSNKVLFDDSQKYRVTLRVYDRDDTMFLAGIIYRQKVD encoded by the exons atgaagaataccATCGCGCAACTTTGTTTATTCATCTGCTGCTTCCAGATGCATCAC GTATGCATTACTGGTTGCTCAAGATTCGTGCATGGCGACGGTGGAAATACTATAGACATTCCGGACAACGGCAAGGTTGAAGGGCTGCATAAGTCTACTTGGTATAAGAAAGTCATTTGGAAAGAGATCGTCTATGGCCCTGTGACG GCTTCATGGAAtgtcgaaaaattcaattccggATGGTTTTCCGATAGTTGGGACCCTGTTTCGAGCGGAAAGATTGACCTCTGTGAACCGATTGGTGATGAAGCTGGTAGTTGGAGGGTTTATATACAGGAATTGCTTGGACTCCGCTGGGGATATAGCTGTCCAATAAAACCG GGAGAGCGACCAATTGAGGAGGAACAATTGAATGGTGTCACATGCACATTGATGCATTCGAACAAGGTACTATTCGATGACTCACAAAAATACAGGGTGACCTTGCGTGTGTATGATAGGGATGATACCATGTTTTTGGCGGGCATAATCTATCGGCAAAAAGTTGACTAG